A window of the Xenopus laevis strain J_2021 chromosome 9_10L, Xenopus_laevis_v10.1, whole genome shotgun sequence genome harbors these coding sequences:
- the LOC121398342 gene encoding basic proline-rich protein-like, translated as MTGGDKKIAAVSDLEDSSSTVRARLPRVIPPDPSPHTTPQPPTASSPSPRSQTPHPNPTAHRPTAPAAPRLPLSPPRPRRPTTPARTPHPRRSAADPTIPCARAGANIPPGSPRRPRHDTPAPPGPPPPPRAPSPLPRPPSAHLPPHTPPRPPRLPPPSAADPPHSFSRSPPAPSSPRPASGRPPSFPPLAHPPPPAPRTALAPRHRRAPPRPGPSAPHLLRSPRPHVPRPCPRPAPARPRTIPPARPYSQSPASPTLPPPPPPEHPPAPSIHALSHPRPALAAVPRARAVSSRLAAGRAPAPRTPSPASAAPRRSAAPNRRRGVDCGRTNPRHLASAAPPPPDSPRAARPPPAARLPPPPLSPPPPPPPRRRRAPHRAPPHPSSARPVPHPSPPRAAPDAPPTASPRPRPSLTASIPAGPAATAPAASPRRTTRRILNDAALPVPRCTRRHPNAQHPPDPHAVSRYRARHRPREAAPRIAPAPPVPRRPCAPAARPLVRRCCEASTRQPPTPPSPLRRVSRACAPTRGWPQLHAHWQIPTLATILHAAPPDARPGLASPASRPDTPAPGPAARPARDSTRSIQPLALPATSLPTHSRRRLPPTPDQPSSARRCVAQPHTTRPRPSAHDAPAPASSSPSHGTLAHPLPHAPPHLPLPPAADPRRPPPTTGPPTRDPPPPAAGTPLAPRPAAATRSHRLPAPAHLPPTPQLSAPATVPTRGASAAPPPHNPPQPATASLKLPPPRRRVPPPHRAASRPHRPHRIPSHPPDAAPTAPAPARLRQGTGVRAYL; from the exons ATGACTGGAGGCGACAAAAAAATCGCAGCTGTAAGTGACCTGGAGGACAGCAGTT CGACGGTGCGCGCCCGCCTTCCGCGTGTCATTCCGCCAGacccctccccccacaccacCCCCCAGCCCCCAACCGCATCCTCCCCGTCGCCCCGGTCTCAGACGCCACACCCCAATCCGACCGCTCACCGTCCCACCGCCCCCGCCGCCCCACGCCTACCCCTCTCCCCGCCGCGCCCGCGTCGTCCCACGACCCCCGCCCGGACCCCGCACCCTCGGCGCAGCGCCGCTGACCCCACCATCCCCTGCGCCCGCGCCGGCGCCAACATCCCGCCCGGCTCACCACGACGCCCTCGCCACGACACTCCCGCACCCCCGGGCCCGCCCCCTCCACCACGCGCTCCAAGTCCCCTCCCGCGGCCGCCCTCCGCCCacctccccccccacaccccgCCCCGCCCCCCacgcctcccccccccctccgccGCCGACCCGCCCCATTCCTTTTCCCGCTCTCCCCCCGCACCCTCCTCCCCGCGCCCCGCCTCCGGCCGCCCGCCCTCGTTCCCGCCCCTcgcccaccctcccccccccgCCCCGCGCACCGCCCTGGCCCCCCGACACCGCCGCGCACCCCCGCGCCCAGGCCCCAGCGCCCCCCATCTCCTCAGGTCCCCCCGCCCACACGTGCCCCGGCCTTGCCCGCGACCCGCGCCGGCCCGCCCCCGTACCATCCCCCCAGCGCGGCCCTATTCCCAGAGCCCCGCGTCACCCACCCTCCCGCCCCCACCCCCGCCGGAGCATCCCCCCGCCCCGTCTATACACGCGCTGAGCCACCCGCGGCCCGCACTCGCAGCCGTTCCTCGCGCACGCGCCGTCTCGTCCCGACTGGCAGCCGGCCGTGCTCCCGCCCCGCGCACCCCGTCCCCTGCCAGCGCCGCGCCACGCCGCTCAGCGGCACCGAATCGTCGCCGAGGAGTCGATTGCGGGCGCACCAACCCGCGCCACCTCGCTTCCGCGGCCCCGCCCCCCCCCGACTCGCCCCGCGCCGCGCGCCCCCCGCCCGCCGCCCGCCTGCCGCCaccccctctctcccctccccccccgCCTCCGCCCCGCCGCCGCCGCGCCCCACACCGCGCCCCGCCCCACCCCTCCTCAGCGCGCCCAGTCCCCCACCCGTCGCCGCCCCGAGCCGCCCCCGACGCACCACCGACGGCATCGCCGCGCCCCCGCCCCTCGCTTACCGCCAGCATCCCGGCCGGCCCAGCCGCAACCGCCCCAGCCGCGTCGCCACGCCGCACGACGCGGCGGATACTTAACGACGCCGCCCTCCCCGTCCCACGCTGCACCCGTCGCCACCCGAACGCTCAGCACCCCCCGGACCCCCACGCCGTTTCCCGCTATCGCGCGCGGCACCGTCCGCGCGAAGCCGCCCCACGCATCGCCCCCGCACCCCCCGTCCCGCGCCGCCCGTGCGCCCCCGCCGCACGGCCCCTCGTCAGGCGCTGCTGCGAGGCCAGCACGCGGCAGCCCCCTACGCCGCCCTCGCCGCTCCGACGAGTATCCAGAGCCTGCGCGCCGACTCGAGGGTGGCCGCAGCTGCACGCTCATTGGCAGATACCGACCCTGGCCACTATACTACACGCTGCCCCACCCGACGCGCGTCCCGGCCTCGCGTCACCCGCATCCCGGCCGGACACGCCCGCACCCGGCCCAGCCGCGCGCCCCGCGCGCGACTCCACGCGCTCCATACAGCCTCTCGCCCTCCCCGCCACCAGCCTTCCCACTCACTCCAGACGGCGCCTGCCGCCCACCCCCGATCAGCCATCCAGCGCCCGCCGGTGCGTCGCGCAGCCCCACACCACCCGCCCACGCCCGTCCGCCCACGACGCACCTGCACCCGCATCCTCTAGCCCCTCACACGGCACCCTCGCCCACCCCCTGCCCCATGCTCCCCCGCACCTCCCCCTTCCGCCAGCCGCCGACCCGCGCCGCCCGCCACCCACCACTGGCCCCCCCACCCGCGACCCTCCCCCGCCCGCCGCCGGCACGCCCCTCGCCCCCCGCCCCGCCGCCGCCACCCGATCTCACCGCCTACCCGCGCCCGCGCACCTCCCACCCACCCCGCAGCTCTCCGCGCCCGCCACCGTCCCCACCAGGGGGGCCtccgccgccccccccccccacaaccccCCCCAGCCAGCCACCGCCTCTCTCAAACTCCCACCACCACGCCGCCGAGTCCCCCCACCCCATCGCGCCGCATCGCGACCTCACCGACCGCACCGCATCCCCTCCCATCCGCCCGACGCCGCTCCCACCGCGCCCGCGCCCGCCCGCCTCCGCCAGGGCACTGGAGTCCGAGCTTATTTGTGA
- the LOC108700853 gene encoding KAT8 regulatory NSL complex subunit 1 isoform X1, giving the protein MAAMAPALTDPAPDAHNLHFKLAPPSSSLPLGQVNGGSLPPAPDLVSSYCGTIGKEQLKLAGVLGPCSILSQSILEINLEELRGITNSGRGGQEGPLNGLAKKLNAVPNLEPWVKTPAVSPESPAAAQEEKGTPVEPASGARLQALLRRHGEMEERARRLQKRLRLVQAKQVERHLHQQLGGLVGASVNRTLESPGSRLNVLTRKAEAQRRVEEEGAGSDAFMKEAAPELEKLSLSGGAALRACELGFDSDATESSSGGDSDIEEEELNRPDTLRNHVPLKRRCEWSWAQERADVVSRWNWLQAHVSDLEYRIRQHTDFYRQLRAGKGQVLLGEASPSETAGEPLRSSLSDSRTSSSPSADAERRAESGTPEAKSLQRPINGVVNMLPPVLPPRPGSDPQELTPSKPLSPLPDATCVCARARPLVGCKRRRIVRPDRLMPLNKKVQRVAPHVCEVSSSCVMCASLPAPSSQFQYSDPLAERLALLDPSVHPVLSFPHDIPASLRLLSLLRSHKQDRSKSIKKLKLRPLNQLQSTPEPPRGDRLQGTPNVHRVSHHRPADLPPKQHLEPPLRTLKIDRSLLSRPDPSVPTSAPHVKRRQLGVPDRNAGAQQVDVSVSSPIAVNPVPPLIRQLSASSEGPISSYSASAVSRRRRTESSYDINNIVIPMSVAATTRVEKLQYKEILTPSWRVVHITPVTPNNEEDPEELEDLSDAAFSSLHAVCEEQERLRWQSSVPPQRRGSRTHRTSESSVTPSAGPRPLTPQPSSPDTGSWQALPDFSPLSPDVLSAPPTPTSRETSRLLSEETHSSVSDSGREEMAVQPWERRNFPLSYSPKRELAGPCEPTDWGGPRPPRRPSCSSRTAKDPDDPPSSPPCPVSRPRPLHR; this is encoded by the exons ATGGCTGCGATGGCTCCTGCTCTCACTGACCCCGCCCCTGATGCCCACAACCTACACTTCAAGCTGGCGCCCCCATCATCCTCTCTCCCCCTTGGTCAGGTTAACGGCGGCTCTTTGCCTCCTGCCCCCGACCTGGTATCTAGTTATTGTGGAACTATAGGCAAGGAGCAGTTGAAACTGGCCGGAGTCCTTGGCCCCTGCTCCATCTTGTCTCAGTCAATCTTGGAGATCAACCTGGAGGAGCTAAGAGGCATCACTAATTCTGGGAGAGGCGGGCAAGAGGGACCTCTGAATGGGCTGGCAAAGAAACTCAATGCTGTCCCCAACCTGGAGCCTTGGGTCAAGACTCCAGCTGTTTCCCCAGAATCCCCTGCTGCAGCACAAGAAGAGAAGGGAACTCCCGTGGAACCTGCTTCAGGGGCCCGACTTCAAGCACTTTTACGCCGCCATGGGGAAATGGAAGAGCGAGCCCGGCGCCTGCAGAAACGGCTGCGTCTGGTACAAGCGAAACAGGTGGAGCGGCACCTCCATCAGCAACTCGGGGGCCTTGTCGGAGCTTCTGTAAACCGGACCCTCGAGTCTCCTGGTTCTCGGCTGAACGTGCTCACTCGGAAGGCAGAGGCCCAGCGCAGGGTGGAGGAGGAAGGTGCCGGCTCAGATGCCTTCATGAAGGAAGCCGCCCCGGAGCTGGAGAAGCTGAGTTTATCAGGTGGAGCTGCGCTGAGGGCGTGCGAGCTTGGATTTGATTCTGATGCTACTGAGAGCAGTTCAGGAGGAGATTCAGATATTGAGGAGGAGGAACTGAATCGGCCCGATACACTGAGGAACCACGTGCCACT GAAGCGCCGATGTGAATGGAGCTGGGCCCAGGAGCGTGCGGATGTGGTGAGTCGATGGAACTGGCTGCAAGCTCACGTGTCCGACCTGGAATACAGGATCCGGCAGCACACGGACTTCTACCGACAGCTCCGTGCCGGGAAG GGGCAAGTGCTGCTTGGGGAGGCAAGTCCTTCTGAGACAGCTGGGGAGCCTCTGCGCTCTTCGCTTTCAGACTCAAGAACATCCTCTTCTCCTTCAGCAGATGCAGAGAGGCGG GCTGAGTCAGGCACCCCAGAAGCCAAATCATTGCAGAGACCAATTAATGGGGTGGTTAACAT gcTTCCTCCCGTATTGCCCCCTCGGCCTGGCTCAGACCCCCAAGAGCTGACACCCAGTAAGCCTTTGTCACCTCTCCCAGATGCCACGTGTGTGTGTGCCAGGGCCAGGCCTCTAGTCGGCTGCAAGCGGAGGAGGATTGTGAGGCCTGACCGACTGATGCCGCTTAACAAGAAG GTTCAGAGGGTCGCCCCGCATGTCTGTGAGGTTTCCTCATCCTGTGTTATGTGTGCCAGTCTCCCTGCGCCCTCCTCTCAATTCCAATACAGTGACCCCCTGGCTGAGCGTCTGGCACTGCTGGATCCATCAGTTCACCCCGTCTTATCTTTCCCACATG ATATCCCCGCAAGCCTACGTCTCCTTTCTCTTCTCCGCTCTCACAAACAAGACAGGAGCAAGTCCATAAAGAAGCTAAAACTGCGGCCTCTCAACCAGCTCCAATCTACTCCTGAGCCCCCACGTGGGGACCGATTACAGGGGACTCCTAATGTGCACA GAGTCTCTCACCATCGACCTGCTGATCTCCCTCCCAAACAGCACTTGGAACCCCCCCTCCGCACTCTGAAGATTGACAGATCCCTCCTCTCCAGGCCCGATCCCTCGGTCCCAACCTCTGCTCCTCATGTCAAGAGACGGCAGCTGGGAGTGCCAGACAGAAATG CAGGAGCACAGCAAGTGGATGTATCAGTCAGCAGCCCTATAGCAGTCAATCCTGTGCCCCCTCTCATCCGCCAGCTTTCTGCATCATCTGAGGGGCCAATCTCTTCCTATTCTGCCTCTGCG GTCTCCCGGCGCCGCAGAACTGAAAGCTCCTATGACATAAACAACATTGTCATCCCCATGTCTGTGGCTGCAACAACAAGAGTAGAGAAACTGCAGTACAAGGAGATCCTCACACCCAG CTGGCGTGTGGTTCACATCACTCCTGTTACCCCAAATAATGAGGAAGATCCGGAGGAG CTGGAGGATCTCTCAGACGCTGCCTTCTCCTCGTTGCACGCAGTGTGTGAAGAACAGGAGCGCTTGAGATGGCAGAGCAGTGTCCCTCCCCAGCGCCGTGGAAGCCG GACCCACAGAACATCCGAAAGCTCCGTCACCCCTTCTGCTGGTCCTCGGCCCCTCACCCCCCAACCCTCATCCCCTGACACAGGCAGTTGGCAAGCCCTCCCCGACTTCTCCCCTCTCAGCCCCGACGTCCTCTCAGCTCCTCCCACCCCCACCTCCCGAGAGACCTCCCGCCTCCTCTCAGAAGAGACCCACAGCTCCGTGTCTGACTCCGGACGCGAGGAGATG GCGGTGCAACCGTGGGAACGGAGAAACTTCCCCCTTTCCTACAGCCCCAAGCGGGAACTGGCAGGACCTTGTGAGCCCACAGACTGGGGAGGACCCCGCCCCCCGCGCCGTCCCTCCTGCAGCTCTAGAACCGCCAAAGACCCCGACGACCCCCCGTCCTCTCCCCCCTGTCCTGTCTCAAGACCCCGACCTCTtcacagatag
- the LOC108700853 gene encoding KAT8 regulatory NSL complex subunit 1 isoform X2: protein MAAMAPALTDPAPDAHNLHFKLAPPSSSLPLGQVNGGSLPPAPDLVSSYCGTIGKEQLKLAGVLGPCSILSQSILEINLEELRGITNSGRGGQEGPLNGLAKKLNAVPNLEPWVKTPAVSPESPAAAQEEKGTPVEPASGARLQALLRRHGEMEERARRLQKRLRLVQAKQVERHLHQQLGGLVGASVNRTLESPGSRLNVLTRKAEAQRRVEEEGAGSDAFMKEAAPELEKLSLSGGAALRACELGFDSDATESSSGGDSDIEEEELNRPDTLRNHVPLKRRCEWSWAQERADVVSRWNWLQAHVSDLEYRIRQHTDFYRQLRAGKGQVLLGEASPSETAGEPLRSSLSDSRTSSSPSADAERRAESGTPEAKSLQRPINGVVNMLPPVLPPRPGSDPQELTPSKPLSPLPDATCVCARARPLVGCKRRRIVRPDRLMPLNKKVQRVAPHVCEVSSSCVMCASLPAPSSQFQYSDPLAERLALLDPSVHPVLSFPHDIPASLRLLSLLRSHKQDRSKSIKKLKLRPLNQLQSTPEPPRGDRLQGTPNVHRVSHHRPADLPPKQHLEPPLRTLKIDRSLLSRPDPSVPTSAPHVKRRQLGVPDRNGAQQVDVSVSSPIAVNPVPPLIRQLSASSEGPISSYSASAVSRRRRTESSYDINNIVIPMSVAATTRVEKLQYKEILTPSWRVVHITPVTPNNEEDPEELEDLSDAAFSSLHAVCEEQERLRWQSSVPPQRRGSRTHRTSESSVTPSAGPRPLTPQPSSPDTGSWQALPDFSPLSPDVLSAPPTPTSRETSRLLSEETHSSVSDSGREEMAVQPWERRNFPLSYSPKRELAGPCEPTDWGGPRPPRRPSCSSRTAKDPDDPPSSPPCPVSRPRPLHR from the exons ATGGCTGCGATGGCTCCTGCTCTCACTGACCCCGCCCCTGATGCCCACAACCTACACTTCAAGCTGGCGCCCCCATCATCCTCTCTCCCCCTTGGTCAGGTTAACGGCGGCTCTTTGCCTCCTGCCCCCGACCTGGTATCTAGTTATTGTGGAACTATAGGCAAGGAGCAGTTGAAACTGGCCGGAGTCCTTGGCCCCTGCTCCATCTTGTCTCAGTCAATCTTGGAGATCAACCTGGAGGAGCTAAGAGGCATCACTAATTCTGGGAGAGGCGGGCAAGAGGGACCTCTGAATGGGCTGGCAAAGAAACTCAATGCTGTCCCCAACCTGGAGCCTTGGGTCAAGACTCCAGCTGTTTCCCCAGAATCCCCTGCTGCAGCACAAGAAGAGAAGGGAACTCCCGTGGAACCTGCTTCAGGGGCCCGACTTCAAGCACTTTTACGCCGCCATGGGGAAATGGAAGAGCGAGCCCGGCGCCTGCAGAAACGGCTGCGTCTGGTACAAGCGAAACAGGTGGAGCGGCACCTCCATCAGCAACTCGGGGGCCTTGTCGGAGCTTCTGTAAACCGGACCCTCGAGTCTCCTGGTTCTCGGCTGAACGTGCTCACTCGGAAGGCAGAGGCCCAGCGCAGGGTGGAGGAGGAAGGTGCCGGCTCAGATGCCTTCATGAAGGAAGCCGCCCCGGAGCTGGAGAAGCTGAGTTTATCAGGTGGAGCTGCGCTGAGGGCGTGCGAGCTTGGATTTGATTCTGATGCTACTGAGAGCAGTTCAGGAGGAGATTCAGATATTGAGGAGGAGGAACTGAATCGGCCCGATACACTGAGGAACCACGTGCCACT GAAGCGCCGATGTGAATGGAGCTGGGCCCAGGAGCGTGCGGATGTGGTGAGTCGATGGAACTGGCTGCAAGCTCACGTGTCCGACCTGGAATACAGGATCCGGCAGCACACGGACTTCTACCGACAGCTCCGTGCCGGGAAG GGGCAAGTGCTGCTTGGGGAGGCAAGTCCTTCTGAGACAGCTGGGGAGCCTCTGCGCTCTTCGCTTTCAGACTCAAGAACATCCTCTTCTCCTTCAGCAGATGCAGAGAGGCGG GCTGAGTCAGGCACCCCAGAAGCCAAATCATTGCAGAGACCAATTAATGGGGTGGTTAACAT gcTTCCTCCCGTATTGCCCCCTCGGCCTGGCTCAGACCCCCAAGAGCTGACACCCAGTAAGCCTTTGTCACCTCTCCCAGATGCCACGTGTGTGTGTGCCAGGGCCAGGCCTCTAGTCGGCTGCAAGCGGAGGAGGATTGTGAGGCCTGACCGACTGATGCCGCTTAACAAGAAG GTTCAGAGGGTCGCCCCGCATGTCTGTGAGGTTTCCTCATCCTGTGTTATGTGTGCCAGTCTCCCTGCGCCCTCCTCTCAATTCCAATACAGTGACCCCCTGGCTGAGCGTCTGGCACTGCTGGATCCATCAGTTCACCCCGTCTTATCTTTCCCACATG ATATCCCCGCAAGCCTACGTCTCCTTTCTCTTCTCCGCTCTCACAAACAAGACAGGAGCAAGTCCATAAAGAAGCTAAAACTGCGGCCTCTCAACCAGCTCCAATCTACTCCTGAGCCCCCACGTGGGGACCGATTACAGGGGACTCCTAATGTGCACA GAGTCTCTCACCATCGACCTGCTGATCTCCCTCCCAAACAGCACTTGGAACCCCCCCTCCGCACTCTGAAGATTGACAGATCCCTCCTCTCCAGGCCCGATCCCTCGGTCCCAACCTCTGCTCCTCATGTCAAGAGACGGCAGCTGGGAGTGCCAGACAGAAATG GAGCACAGCAAGTGGATGTATCAGTCAGCAGCCCTATAGCAGTCAATCCTGTGCCCCCTCTCATCCGCCAGCTTTCTGCATCATCTGAGGGGCCAATCTCTTCCTATTCTGCCTCTGCG GTCTCCCGGCGCCGCAGAACTGAAAGCTCCTATGACATAAACAACATTGTCATCCCCATGTCTGTGGCTGCAACAACAAGAGTAGAGAAACTGCAGTACAAGGAGATCCTCACACCCAG CTGGCGTGTGGTTCACATCACTCCTGTTACCCCAAATAATGAGGAAGATCCGGAGGAG CTGGAGGATCTCTCAGACGCTGCCTTCTCCTCGTTGCACGCAGTGTGTGAAGAACAGGAGCGCTTGAGATGGCAGAGCAGTGTCCCTCCCCAGCGCCGTGGAAGCCG GACCCACAGAACATCCGAAAGCTCCGTCACCCCTTCTGCTGGTCCTCGGCCCCTCACCCCCCAACCCTCATCCCCTGACACAGGCAGTTGGCAAGCCCTCCCCGACTTCTCCCCTCTCAGCCCCGACGTCCTCTCAGCTCCTCCCACCCCCACCTCCCGAGAGACCTCCCGCCTCCTCTCAGAAGAGACCCACAGCTCCGTGTCTGACTCCGGACGCGAGGAGATG GCGGTGCAACCGTGGGAACGGAGAAACTTCCCCCTTTCCTACAGCCCCAAGCGGGAACTGGCAGGACCTTGTGAGCCCACAGACTGGGGAGGACCCCGCCCCCCGCGCCGTCCCTCCTGCAGCTCTAGAACCGCCAAAGACCCCGACGACCCCCCGTCCTCTCCCCCCTGTCCTGTCTCAAGACCCCGACCTCTtcacagatag